The window GGGCGCTCGGACCGCGACCGCGTTCATGAGCTTCTCGACGAGGTCGGGTTCAGCGACCCCGGCGTGATCGCGCGTCGCTATCCCCACGAGCTGTCCGGTGGCATGCGCCAGCGTGTGATGATCGCGATTGCGCTGGCCAGCGACCCGAAGCTGCTTTTTGCCGATGAGCCGACCACCGCGCTCGATGCGACGGTGCAGCTACAGGTCCTTCAGACGCTCTACAAGCTGCACAAGGAGCGCAACATGGCGGTCGCGATCATCACGCATGACCTCGGTGTCGTCGCCGAAATGTGTGATCGCGTCTGCGTGATGCAGACGGGCAAGATCCTCGAAACGGCATCGACCGTCGATCTGTTCGAGCGGCCTCAGCATCCCTATTCGGCGCGGCTGGTGCACCTCAGCGCGCGTCGTCTCGAAGCTTCGTGAGTGCAACGATGACGCAACCAATTCTCAGTCTCCGCAGCGTCGGGCGCAGCTACAAGAGCCGCAATGCAAGCGGGTGGGGCTCGACGACCGTCGATGCCGCCATCGGGGTCAACCTCGAAATATACGAGGGCGAAACGCTGGCGATCGTCGGGGAGTCCGGCTCCGGAAAGAGCACGCTGGCGAAACTGCTGCTGATGCTCCAGCCACCCTCGAGCGGCGACGTCGAGTTTCGGGGCGTTTCCCTGTCGAGCCTCGACAAGCGCAGGCGCAGCGAATACCGGCGAGAGGTTCAGGCTGTCTTCCAAGACCCAGCTTCGTCGCTGAACCCGAGAATGACGGTCGAGCAGACGCTGGGATACGTCATTCGCCGGCATGATCTCGTGAGCGAGAGCGAGCAGCGCGGGTTCATCGTGCGGCAACTCGCATCCGTCGGACTTGAACCCGCCGAGCAGTATCTGACGCGCTATCCGCACCAGCTTTCCGGCGGCCAGCAGCAGCGCATCGCCATCGGCCGGGCCATGATGCTGGAGCCCAAGGTGATCATCGCCGATGAGCCGCTGTCGAGCCTCGATGTCTCGATCCAGGCTCAGGTGCTGCAACTGATGCTGGACCTTCGCACGCGAACCAATGTCGGCTTCGTCGTGATCAGCCATGATCTTGGAGCGATGCAGTCGATCGCCGACAGGACGGCGGTGATGTACCGGGGGCGCATCGTGGAGATCGGCGCCGGCGTGTACGACCGGCCGGCGCATCCATACACGAAGCTTCTGCTCGACGCCCGTCTCGGCTCGGACCCGCGCAAAGGGCGTATCCGAACGCCGGCGAGCAAACAGCCTGTCCCGATACGAACCGTATCGGCAGGAGAGGGCGGATGCCGCTTCAGGGACCGCTGTCCCTACGCAATCCAGATCTGCGCCGAATCCGAACCCGCCCTTCGCACGATCGGCAGCGGGACGACGCAGGCCGCATGCCATCGCGCCGAAGAACTCGTCGCGATGATGAGCGGTGCGCCTAGCGAACACGTCACCCCATGAGGAAATGGGCGATGTGCGAAACGGAAGCTAACCCAGGGAGAGAGAGCATGAAATTCTATCGAAACAGACCGTTCGCCTTCGCGATGCGGCCGACGGCAGCGCTTCTGGCGGCGGGCATCAGCGCGTTTGCGTTTGCTGCATCCGCCCAGGAAGGAACACCGGAGATGGGTGGAACCGTCATTGCGGCATTGAACTCGACGACGATCCCCACGCTGAACACGCAGTTGACGTCGTCCGTGCCTGCGCTCTTCGCCGCGGATGTGTGGGCGGACGGCCTGATGACATACGACCGTGAAGGCAAGCGCCTGCCGCGTCTCGCGACGGAATGGCAGACGTCGGAGGACGGCAAGACCTATACGTTCAAGCTGCGCGACGGCGTGAAATGGTCCGATGGGGAGCCCTTCACCGCCGACGATGTCGTGTTCACGCTGAACACATTCGGGAAATTCAACACCTACCTCACCAAGCTGATGCCACTGATCGAGGAGGCATCCGCCCCGGACGCCACCACCTTCGTCCTGAAGCTGAAGCAGCCTTTGACGGCCACGCTCGACCTCTTCGACAAGGAGGTCTTCCCGCTGATGGCGAAACACATCTATGACGGACAGGACGTCGCGACCCATCCGGCCAACCTCGCGCCGGTCGGGCTTGGGCCGTTCAAGTTCGAGAGCTGGCAGAGCGGCCAGTCGATCACCTTCGTGCGCAACGAGCACTACTGGGAGGAGGGGAAGCCTTATCTCGACTCCGTCATCTTCGCGCTGATACCCAATCCCCAGCAGCGGCTGAACGCGCTGAGCAACGGTGAAGTGAACTGGTTCCGGCCGGAAGCCGCACAGGTCAGAGCCACGCAGGAAGCGGCCAAAGCGGGTACGTTCAAGGTTGTACGGATCGTCAACAATGCCCCGGAAACGGCTGTCATCGATTTCAATCTGACACGTGAGCCGCTGAAAAACGTTCAGGTGCGACAGGCACTCTTCCATGCGATCGACCGTCAGCGCATCGCGCAAGACGTTTATCAGGGCCTCGCCGCCACGGTGAAGAATGCGATCCCGGTGCAGTTCAAGGACCTGCATGGCACGACGATCGACTACGACCAGCTCTATGCCTACGACCCGGAGAAGGCAGGCGCGCTGCTCGACGAAGCGGGTTATCCGCTGAAGGATGGAAAGCGGTTCTCTCTCGAACTCTCGGTCATCTCCGTTCCACCCTACCAGACCGTGGCGCAGGTTGTTCAGTCCCAGTGGTCGGCTATCGGCATCGATGTCAAACTGAACGCCCTCGACCAGCAGCTATGGGTCAACAAGGTCTACACCGAGCGTGACTTCGACGCGTCGGTCATTTCGCTGACGGGCAGGACCAATCCGGTGCTGGGCGTCGATCGAAGCTTCGTGTGCAACGAAGGAAGCGTGCCGTTCGCAAATCCGACGGGCTACTGCAACCCCGAGTTTGATGCAGTGGCATTGGCGGCGGCGTCGGCGCTGCAAGGCCGGCAGCGCGAGCACTACGACAAATATGCCCAGATCGTCGCTCGTGACCTGAACCAGCTCCAGTTGACAAACACTGAAGTCTACGAGGCCGTCTCGACGAACCTGAAGGGGCTGGATGCCCAGTTCAACTTCTCGTTCAACACACATCCCAATTGGGCGGAAGCCTGGCTTCCGGCCGACGAACAGTAACCCGATCAACTCCCAGACTGGACCAGCCACGCAGCCACCTTCCGGCTGCGTGGCAGCCTTCTTGCGGCCAAAAGGACATCCTCTTGCATATCGATGTTACATCCATGGTGCGGCCACGCTCGGTCGCCATTGTCGGCGCCTCCGCAAAGCGGGTTACGCAGGGCAATGTGGTTATCAGCAATCTCAAGGAATGGGGCTATCAGGGAGCCGTTCTTCCCGTGCACCCGCAAGCCAGGGAAATCGACGGACTTGCCGCCTGCAACACGGTTGCCGCGCTTCCCGCCGAAACGGATCTGGCGATCGTCGCCATCCCGGCCGCGCAGGTGCCGGCCATTCTGAATGAGCTGGAAGACAGTCCCGTTCGCTCGGCGATCGTGTTCACCAACGGATTCTCCAGCGACGAAGAACGCGCCATCCGGGAGATGAGCCGTTCCAGCCGGTTGATCGTCCACGGCCCCAACTGCATGGGCCTCGTGAATTTTACCGATTCCATTCCGCTCTATCCGTCCCGGCCTTCAGAGCGTCTGCGCGCCGGCAAGGTGGCGATCGTCGCCCAGTCGGGCTCGGCCGCCATCTCCGTGATGAATTCGACGGTCGTCGGATTTTCGAAGGTGGTGACGATGGGCAGCGAGTTTCACGTCGGCGCGGCGGACTACATCCGCTGGCTGGCCGGAGACGACGCCACGACCACGATCGGCGTGGTTGCAGAATCCATCAAGGACCCGGTCGCATTCGCGCTCGCGGCAGAGGCGGTGCATGCCGCGGGCAAGTCGCTCGTGGTTCTCAAAGTCGGTCGCACGGCGACCGGACTTGCGGCGACGCAAGCTCACACCGGGGCGCTGGTGAGCGACAGCGATGCCTATGACGACTTCTTCGCCGCGACAAACATCGCCACGGCTGCCGACTATGACGAACTCATCGCGTCCCTCGAATGCTCGGCTGTTGCCCGAAAAATGGTCGGCGGCAGCGACATCGCCATTGTCGGCATTTCGGGTGGTCAAACGGCGCTGGCCTGCGACATTGCGGAGACCGGCGGCATTGGAGTCGCAGCGTTCAGCGAGACCACCAGGCAGCGCGTCATGAAGGCCCTTCCGGGGACTTCGGGCAGCAACCCGATCGACTTCGGCGCCACCGTCAATGTCGACGATCGCAATTCACCGGAGGCGATCGCTGCCGTTTTCGAGGATGCCGCGGTCGGAGCGGTAGTTGCTCTGCAGGACACGCAGGAAAGCCTGAATCCCGCGACGCTCGAGAACTATATGGGCATTCTCACCGTTTATGCGGAGGCGGGACAGGCGGCGTCAAAGCCGCTGGTGGTAATTTCGCCGACCTCCGAGAATGTCGATCCCGGTGTGCGCGCGTTTCTGGGGAAGCATGACGTACCCCTCATTCGCGGTCTAACAGCAGGTTTGCGCGCTGCCGGCAATCTTCGCCTCGGCAAGCCCGGCATCGCAGGGGCATGGGGCAACGCACGCCGAAGCGACCGCCCTTTCCACAATCCCAACGCGCCTCGGCTCCGCGAGGAGCTTCTGGAAACGACGGGTACTCTCAGCCCGGAAACCAGCTTCCGCATCCTTCGAGACTATGGATTGCCGCTGGTACGGGCCATTGTCGTGGGAGGTGTCGAAGACGCCGTTGCCCGTGCATCGGAAATCGGGTTTCCGATGGTCGTGAAAGTCGCCTCGCGCGACATCCAGCATCGTTCGGACGCAGGCGGCGTCGTGCT is drawn from Mesorhizobium sp. CAU 1732 and contains these coding sequences:
- a CDS encoding ABC transporter ATP-binding protein; translation: MTGLVSSTPLLEVRDLNVHFRVAERLVRAVDGVDFTVNAAECVGIVGESGSGKSTLIRAVSRLMPNLRIDQLSGDVRFEGRDVLAMPDRELRELRRSRGFSMIFQDPLGHLNPTQRVGRQIAEGLSPGGRGRSDRDRVHELLDEVGFSDPGVIARRYPHELSGGMRQRVMIAIALASDPKLLFADEPTTALDATVQLQVLQTLYKLHKERNMAVAIITHDLGVVAEMCDRVCVMQTGKILETASTVDLFERPQHPYSARLVHLSARRLEAS
- a CDS encoding ABC transporter substrate-binding protein, producing MKFYRNRPFAFAMRPTAALLAAGISAFAFAASAQEGTPEMGGTVIAALNSTTIPTLNTQLTSSVPALFAADVWADGLMTYDREGKRLPRLATEWQTSEDGKTYTFKLRDGVKWSDGEPFTADDVVFTLNTFGKFNTYLTKLMPLIEEASAPDATTFVLKLKQPLTATLDLFDKEVFPLMAKHIYDGQDVATHPANLAPVGLGPFKFESWQSGQSITFVRNEHYWEEGKPYLDSVIFALIPNPQQRLNALSNGEVNWFRPEAAQVRATQEAAKAGTFKVVRIVNNAPETAVIDFNLTREPLKNVQVRQALFHAIDRQRIAQDVYQGLAATVKNAIPVQFKDLHGTTIDYDQLYAYDPEKAGALLDEAGYPLKDGKRFSLELSVISVPPYQTVAQVVQSQWSAIGIDVKLNALDQQLWVNKVYTERDFDASVISLTGRTNPVLGVDRSFVCNEGSVPFANPTGYCNPEFDAVALAAASALQGRQREHYDKYAQIVARDLNQLQLTNTEVYEAVSTNLKGLDAQFNFSFNTHPNWAEAWLPADEQ
- a CDS encoding acetate--CoA ligase family protein, which encodes MHIDVTSMVRPRSVAIVGASAKRVTQGNVVISNLKEWGYQGAVLPVHPQAREIDGLAACNTVAALPAETDLAIVAIPAAQVPAILNELEDSPVRSAIVFTNGFSSDEERAIREMSRSSRLIVHGPNCMGLVNFTDSIPLYPSRPSERLRAGKVAIVAQSGSAAISVMNSTVVGFSKVVTMGSEFHVGAADYIRWLAGDDATTTIGVVAESIKDPVAFALAAEAVHAAGKSLVVLKVGRTATGLAATQAHTGALVSDSDAYDDFFAATNIATAADYDELIASLECSAVARKMVGGSDIAIVGISGGQTALACDIAETGGIGVAAFSETTRQRVMKALPGTSGSNPIDFGATVNVDDRNSPEAIAAVFEDAAVGAVVALQDTQESLNPATLENYMGILTVYAEAGQAASKPLVVISPTSENVDPGVRAFLGKHDVPLIRGLTAGLRAAGNLRLGKPGIAGAWGNARRSDRPFHNPNAPRLREELLETTGTLSPETSFRILRDYGLPLVRAIVVGGVEDAVARASEIGFPMVVKVASRDIQHRSDAGGVVLDVTDEVGLRAAIARIATNVGKALPDAVIDGYELQEQVVGGVEAMAGFTSAPPFGQLVVVGSGGTLVEVMADRAVKLAPFDTEAAVSMLSRTKLAKVLGGYRNLVPETDISPLADVAVKLSQMASDLEGVMVACDLNPVVLRHGSGEARIVDALCIVAAPA
- a CDS encoding oligopeptide/dipeptide ABC transporter ATP-binding protein, which gives rise to MTQPILSLRSVGRSYKSRNASGWGSTTVDAAIGVNLEIYEGETLAIVGESGSGKSTLAKLLLMLQPPSSGDVEFRGVSLSSLDKRRRSEYRREVQAVFQDPASSLNPRMTVEQTLGYVIRRHDLVSESEQRGFIVRQLASVGLEPAEQYLTRYPHQLSGGQQQRIAIGRAMMLEPKVIIADEPLSSLDVSIQAQVLQLMLDLRTRTNVGFVVISHDLGAMQSIADRTAVMYRGRIVEIGAGVYDRPAHPYTKLLLDARLGSDPRKGRIRTPASKQPVPIRTVSAGEGGCRFRDRCPYAIQICAESEPALRTIGSGTTQAACHRAEELVAMMSGAPSEHVTP